From one Eleginops maclovinus isolate JMC-PN-2008 ecotype Puerto Natales chromosome 7, JC_Emac_rtc_rv5, whole genome shotgun sequence genomic stretch:
- the LOC134867133 gene encoding plasma membrane ascorbate-dependent reductase CYBRD1: MENFKLFLAALTAAAAAGLVSIIFVLYWVLHYREGLAWDGGPAEFNWHPVLIVIGFIFLQGTAIIVYRLPWTWHCSKLMMKFIHAGLNLLAFILAVISMVAVFDFHNAANIPNMYSLHSWVGLAAVILYGLQIVLGVGMYLMPFTPASWRAAFMPLHVYGGLFLFTSVIAVSLMGITEKLIFSLSNPKYKDSPPEAIFVNVLGLLLIGFGAVVLWIATRKSWKRPSEQILHTLHTDGGVEDSSKVGPAMSQLSDLANEETCGDVRKRSCKLEDQAN, from the exons ATGGAGAACTTTAAGCTTTTCCTGGCGGCTCTGACGGCCGCCGCAGCCGCGGGGTTGGTCTCAATAATATTCGTGCTATATTGGGTTCTCCACTATAGAGAGGGTTTAGCCTGGGATGGAGGTCCGGCTGAATTCAACTGGCATCCGGTCCTCATAGTGATCGGGTTTATTTTCTTGCAAGGAACAG CCATCATAGTCTACAGACTGCCCTGGACCTGGCATTGCAGCAAACTGATGATGAAGTTTATCCATGCTGGCTTGAATTTACTAGCCTTCATCCTAGCTGTCATATCAATGGTGGCCGTTTTTGACTTCCACAATGCTGCCAATATCCCCAACATGTACAGTCTGCACAGCTGGGTGGGCCTCGCAGCTGTGATACTGTACGGTCTGCAG ATTGTTCTTGGAGTTGGCATGTACTTGATGCCATTTACACCTGCATCCTGGAGAGCAGCGTTTATGCCCTTGCATGTCTACGGAGGTCTTTTCCTTTTCACCAGTGTAATAGCTGTGTCACTCATGGGCATCACAGAGAAACTCATTTTTAGTTT GAGCAACCCGAAGTATAAGGACTCTCCTCCAGAGGCAATCTTTGTGAATGTTCTGGGACTCCTCCTCATTGGTTTTGGAGCAGTGGTCCTCTGGATTGCCACTCGAAAGTCTTGGAAACGTCCCAGTGAACAGATCTTGCATACACTGCATACCGACGGGGGAGTTGAGGACAGCAGCAAAGTTGGACCAGCCATGTCTCAGCTATCTGATCTAGCTAATGAGGAGACCTGTGGGGATGTCAGGAAGAGGAGTTGCAAATTAGAGGATCAGGCTAACTGA
- the dync1i2a gene encoding dynein, cytoplasmic 1, intermediate chain 2a translates to MSDKSELKAELERKKQRLAQIREEKKRKEEERKKQAADQLKDAANHQDDSDLEKKRRETEALLQSMGITQDTPAVPAPISPTTKSAGTPSEAGSQDSDGAVGPRTLHWDSDPSTLQLHSDSELGRGTPKLGMAKVTQVDFPPRETVSYTKETQTPVGTQQKEGDSHNILPREEEIAPVEPAVETQTEKPDEKDEEEAPPHELTEEEKLQILHSEDFANFFDQSTRIIERALSEHVDLFFDYSGRDLEEKEGEIQAGTKLSLNRQFMDERWSKHRVVTCLDWSPQYPELLLASYNNNEEAPHEPDGVALVWNMKYKKATPEYVFHCQSAVMSAAFAKFHPNVVVGGTYSGQIVLWDNRSNKRTPVQRTPLSAAAHTHPVYCVNVVGTQNAHNLISISTDGKICSWSLDMLSQPQDSMELVFKQSKAVAVTSMSFPLGDVNNFAVGSEDGSVYMSCRHGSKAGISEMFEGHQGPITGIDCHTAAGPLDFSHLFVTSSFDWTVKLWSTKNNKPLYSFEDNSDYVYDVMWSPTHPALFACVDGVGHLDLWNLNNDTEVPTASVTVEGNPALNRVRWAHSGKEIAVGDSDGRVLVYDVGEQTAVPRIDEWTRFVRTLAEINENRDDAEELAAQRLAA, encoded by the exons ATGTCTGACAAAAGTGAGCTGAAAGCAGAGCTTGAAAGGAAGAAGCAACGCCTGGCTCAaatcagagaggagaagaaaaggaaggaggaggagcgcAAGAAGCAAGCg GCGGACCAATTGAAAGATGCTGCCAATCACCAGGATGATTCAgacctggagaaaaaaagacgTGAGACAGAGGCTCTCCTACAGAGTATGGGCATAACCCAAGATACTCCTGCTG TCCCTGCTCCCATCTCGCCAACTACCAAATCGGCAGGCACACCGAGTGAGGCAGGGAGCCAAGACTCTGATGGAGCCGTGGGacccag GACTCTGCACTGGGACTCTGATCCGTCCACTCTTCAACTTCACTCTGATTCTGAGCTGGG GCGTGGAACTCCAAAACTGGGAATGGCCAAAGTCACGCAAGTAGACTTCCCTCCACGTGAGACTGTGTCCTACACAAAAGAGACCCAGACACCTGTCGGGACTCAGCAAAaagaaggtgattctcacaATATATTACCTAG agaggaagaaattgCTCCAGTTGAACCAGCAGTGGAGACTCAGACAGAGAAACCGGACGagaaagatgaggaggaag CACCCCCTCACGagctgacagaggaggaaaaactcCAGATCCTGCACTCCGAAGATTTTGCGAATTTCTTTGACCAGAGCACTCGCATTATTGAGCGAGCGCTGTCGGAGCATGTGGACCTCTTCTTCGACTACAGCGGCCGTGacctggaggagaaggaggg TGAAATCCAGGCCGGGACAAAGCTGTCCCTCAACAGGCAGTTCATGGATGAGCGCTGGTCCAAGCATCGCGTCGTCACCTGCCTGGACTGGTCACCGCAG TATCCTGAACTGCTGCTTGCCTCATACAACAACAACGAGGAGGCTCCTCACGAGCCAGACGGCGTGGCCTTAGTGTGGAACATGAAGTACAAGAAGGCCACACCGGAGTACGTCTTCCACTGTCAG TCTGCCGTTATGTCGGCTGCTTTTGCCAAGTTCCACCCCAACGTTGTGGTGGGGGGTACGTACTCGGGGCAGATCGTACTGTGGGACAACCGGAGCAACAAGAGGACCCCGGTGCAGAGGACCCCCCTGTCAGCAGCGGCTCACACG CACCCTGTGTACTGTGTGAATGTGGTCGGCACCCAGAACGCCCACAACCTGATCAGCATCTCCACTGACGGCAAGATCTGCTCCTGGAGTCTGGACATGCTCTCTCAGCCACAG GACAGCATGGAGCTGGTGTTCAAGCAGTCCAAAGCTGTAGCTGTCACCTCCATGTCTTTCCCTCTCGGAGATGTCAACAATTTTGCGGTGGGCAGCGAGGACGGCTCAGTCTACATGTCGTGTCGTCATGGAAG CAAAGCGGGCATCAGTGAGATGTTTGAGGGCCACCAGGGGCCCATCACAGGGATTGACTGCCACACAGCTGCAGGGCCTCTGGACTTCTCCCACCTGTTTGTCACCTCCTCCTTCGACTGGACTGTCAAGCTGTGGAGCACCAAG AACAACAAGCCGCTGTACTCCTTTGAAGATAACTCGGATTACGTGTACGACGTCATGTGGTCTCCGACTCACCCTGCTCTGTTTGCTTGTGTGGATGGAGTCGGTCATCTCGACCTGTGGAACCTCAACAACGACACTGAG GTTCCTACTGCCAGCGTCACAGTGGAGGGTAACCCGGCTCTGAACAGAGTGAGATGGGCTCATTCTGGCAAAGAAATCGCTGTGGGAGACTCTGATGGACGAGTTCTCGTGTATGATGTCGGAGAG CAAACTGCGGTTCCACGAATCGACGAGTGGACCCGTTTTGTTCGCACGCTGGCAGAGATCAACGAGAACAGAGATGATGCGGAGGAGCTGGCGGCTCAGCGTCTGGCCGCCTGA
- the LOC134867129 gene encoding LOW QUALITY PROTEIN: electrogenic aspartate/glutamate antiporter SLC25A12, mitochondrial-like (The sequence of the model RefSeq protein was modified relative to this genomic sequence to represent the inferred CDS: deleted 1 base in 1 codon), which produces MAVKVQSTKRADPHDLKTIFLKYASVFEDGEHYMTPSDFVQKYLGLHAQPQHNPKTVELLAGVADTTKDGLISFQEFLAFESVLCAPDALFIVAFQLFDKTGTGDISFENVRDIFSQTTVHHHITFNWDCEFIKLHFGHERKKRLSYSEFTQFLQELQLEHARQAFSQKDKKKSGTITALDFSDIMATIRHHMLTPFVEENLVSAAGGSTSHMVSFSYFNAFNALLNNMELIRKIYSTVAGTHRDTHVTKEEFVHAANKFGQITPMEIDILYQLAGLHTHSGRLNHADIERIAPLEEGDMPYHLAETQRQHPRETSRPIWLQAAECAYRFSLGSIAGATGATAVYPIDLVKTRMQNQRSTGSFVGELMYKNSFDCAKKVLRYEGFFGFYRGLLPQLIGVAPEKAIKLTVNDFVRDKFTTDDNTIVLPGEILAGGCAGASQVIFTNPLEIVKIRLQVAGEITTGPRVGALTVVRELGFFGLYKGAKACFLRDIPFSAIYFPVYAHTKAKLADEDGRLGALQLLTAGAIAGIPAASLVTPADVIKTRLQVAARAGQTSYSGVIDCFRKILKEEGFRAFWKGTGARVCRSSPQFGVTLVTYELLQRWLYLDFGGHRPAGSEPTHKPIVPDLPSVTADHVGGYYLAAATFAGVERKFGLHLPKFKSSGEEAIKAAVHVTEPEAS; this is translated from the exons ATGGCGGTCAAG GTGCAATCAACAAAAAGGGCAGACCCCCATGACTTGAAGACTATTTTTCTGAAG taTGCCAGTGTGTTCGAGGATGGAGAGCATTACATGACCCCCAGTGACTTTGTACAGAAGTACCTGGGTCTGCATGCACAACCTCAGCATAATCCCAAAACTGTGGAACTGCTAGCCGGGGTTGCTGACACTACGAAAGATGG ACTGATCTCTTTCCAGGAGTTTTTGGCCTTTGAATCAGTTCTATGTGCCCCGGATGCTCTGTTCATTGTTGCCTTTCAATTGTTTGACAAGACTGGCACAGGGGACATCTCGTTTG AGAATGTACGTGACATCTTCAGCCAGACTACAGTTCATCACCACATTACCTTCAACTGGGACTGTGAGTTCATCAAGCTTCACTTTGGCcatgaaaggaaaaagaggcTCAGCTACTCAGAGTTCACCCAGTTTCTGCAG gagctgcagtTGGAGCATGCCCGCCAGGCGTTTTcacaaaaagacaagaaaaaaagtggCACCATCACTGCTCTGGATTTCAGCGACATCATGGCCACCATCAGACACCACATGCTGACTCCATTTGTAGAAGAGAACCTGGTTTCA GCTGCAGGAGGCAGCACCTCCCACATGGTGAGCTTCTCCTACTTCAATGCCTTCAACGCCCTCCTCAACAACATGGAGCTGATCCGCAAAATTTACAGCACCGTCGCCGGcactcacagagacacacatgttACCAAAG AGGAGTTTGTTCATGCTGCCAACAAGTTTGGTCAAATCACTCCGATGGAGATTGACATCCTGTATCAGCTCGCTGGTCTCCACACTCACTCTGG GCGGCTGAACCATGCAGACATCGAGAGGATAGCCCCGTTGGAGGAAGGAGACATGCCTTACCACCTAGCAGAGACCCAGAGACAG CACCCTCGCGAAACGTCTCGGCCCATCTGGCTCCAGGCTGCAGAGTGTGCCTACAGGTTTTCTCTGGGCTCAATCGCTGGAG cGACCGGTGCCACGGCTGTGTACCCCATCGATCTGGTGAAGACGCGCATGCAGAACCAGCGCTCCACAGGTTCCTTCGTAGGAGAGCTGATGTACAAGAACAGCTTTGACTGTGCGAAGAAAGTGCTCCGCTACGAGGGCTTCTTCGGATTCTACAGAG GTCTGCTCCCGCAGCTCATCGGCGTTGCCCCGGAGAAAGCTATCAAACTCACG gTGAATGATTTTGTCAGAGACAAGTTCACCACAGACGATAATACCATCGTTCTGCCTGGGGAGATTCTCGCTGGTGGATGT gctgGAGCTTCCCAGGTGATTTTCACCAATCCCCTGGAGATCGTTAAGATCCGTCTGCAGGTGGCTGGAGAGATCACCACGGGCCCCAGGGTCGGAGCCCTGACTGTTGTGAGAGAGCTGGGCTTCTTTGGCCTTTACAAG gGAGCCAAAGCTTGCTTCCTGCGTGACATC CCTTTCTCCGCCATCTACTTTCCTGTTTATGCCCACACCAAGGCGAAACTGGCAGATGAGGACGGAAGGCTGGGGGCTCTACAGCTGCTCACTGCTGGAGCTATCGCAG GTATACCGGCGGCTTCGCTGGTGACCCCTGCTGATGTCATCAAGACCAGGCTCCAGGTGGCGGCCCGAGCAGGCCAGACGTCCTACAGCGGTGTGATCGACTGCTTCAGGAAGATCCTCAAGGAGGAAGGTTTCAGGGCGTTTTGGAAGGGCACAGGAG CTCGAGTCTGCAGATCTTCACCGCAGTTTGGTGTAACCCTGGTGACTTATGAACTGTTACAGAGATGGCTTTACCTGGACTTTGGAGGACA TCGTCCTGCCGGCTCTGAGCCCACTCACAAACCAATAGTCCCCGACCTCCCCTCTGTGACGGCAGACCATGTGGGCGGCTACTATCTGGCTGCTGCAACCTTTGCCGGCGTGGAGAGGAAGTTTGGTCTGCACCTGCCCAAGTTCAAGTCTTCTGGAGAGGAGGCAATCAAAGCAGCGGTGCATGTTACAGAGCCCGAGGCTTCATAA